In the genome of Streptomyces sp. NBC_00237, one region contains:
- a CDS encoding aldo/keto reductase, producing MRTRSIGDTQVSAVGLGGMALSVEGRPDERQAVATVHAALDAGVTLIDTADAYCLDSGDFGHNESLIARAIASYGGDTSDVLIATKGGHVRTADGGWPLNGSPAYLKRACEASLKRLGAETIGLYQFHRPDPGVPIVDSVGALRDLLDEGKIRHAGVSNFSPAQIKQANEILGGRLAAVQNQFSPAFRSSEPELRLCHELDIAFLPWSPLGGIGKAGDLGSRYSAFAEIGAARGTSPQRVCLAWMLATSPVVIPIPGASRPASIRDSAEAADLDLSDEELRRLDMS from the coding sequence ATGCGGACTCGCAGTATCGGCGACACACAGGTCAGCGCGGTAGGACTCGGCGGGATGGCGCTGTCCGTCGAGGGCAGGCCGGACGAGCGACAGGCTGTCGCCACGGTCCACGCGGCGCTGGACGCGGGCGTCACCCTCATCGACACGGCGGACGCGTACTGTCTGGACAGCGGCGACTTCGGGCACAACGAGTCGTTGATCGCGCGCGCCATCGCCTCGTACGGTGGGGACACGTCCGACGTGCTGATCGCGACCAAGGGCGGACACGTGCGCACAGCGGACGGTGGCTGGCCGCTCAACGGTTCCCCCGCGTACCTCAAGCGGGCGTGTGAGGCGTCGCTGAAGCGGCTCGGTGCCGAGACGATCGGGTTGTACCAGTTCCACCGCCCGGACCCGGGTGTGCCGATCGTCGACTCGGTGGGTGCGCTCCGCGATCTGCTGGACGAGGGCAAGATCCGCCACGCGGGCGTGTCGAACTTCAGCCCGGCGCAGATCAAGCAGGCCAACGAGATCCTCGGGGGCAGGCTGGCGGCGGTGCAGAACCAGTTCTCGCCCGCCTTCCGGTCGAGCGAGCCGGAGCTGAGGCTGTGCCACGAACTGGACATCGCGTTCCTGCCGTGGAGTCCGCTCGGCGGGATCGGCAAGGCGGGCGACCTCGGTTCGCGGTACTCCGCGTTCGCCGAGATCGGTGCCGCACGCGGAACGAGCCCGCAGCGCGTGTGCCTGGCGTGGATGCTCGCCACGTCACCGGTGGTCATCCCGATCCCCGGCGCGTCGCGGCCCGCGAGCATCCGGGACTCGGCCGAGGCCGCCGATCTCGACCTGAGCGATGAGGAGCTCCGCAGGCTGGACATGTCCTGA
- a CDS encoding NAD(P)-dependent oxidoreductase: MHIGVIGATGGIGSRVVTEALDRGHHVTAFSRDATRIDEDRKNLVWKSVDVLDADSVAAVIPGLDVLISGFQPGNAAKDIADTVALSIADPTVYATAARALLKALESHPRTRLIVIGGAGSLEIEPGVVRADSDELLHETLDAVGLPREYSAAVRGHRDALNVLRTSNRLWTYFSPAEDIAPGERTGRFRIGGDQPVLDADGRSRISMEDAAVALVEEAELPRFVQRRFTIGY, from the coding sequence ATGCACATCGGAGTCATCGGAGCCACGGGCGGCATCGGCAGTCGCGTCGTCACCGAAGCCCTCGACCGTGGACACCACGTCACAGCCTTCAGCCGCGACGCCACGCGGATCGACGAGGACCGGAAGAACCTCGTCTGGAAGAGCGTCGACGTCCTCGACGCCGACAGCGTCGCCGCCGTCATACCCGGCCTCGACGTACTGATCAGCGGATTCCAGCCCGGAAACGCAGCCAAGGACATCGCCGACACCGTGGCCCTCTCGATCGCCGATCCCACGGTGTACGCCACCGCCGCGCGTGCACTCCTGAAGGCGCTGGAGAGCCATCCGAGGACTCGGCTCATCGTCATCGGAGGCGCCGGCAGCCTGGAGATCGAGCCCGGAGTCGTCCGGGCCGACTCCGACGAGCTGCTGCACGAGACCCTCGACGCGGTCGGCCTGCCGAGGGAGTACTCCGCCGCCGTGCGCGGCCACCGGGACGCCCTGAACGTCCTGCGCACCTCGAACCGGCTGTGGACCTACTTCAGCCCCGCCGAGGACATCGCACCCGGTGAACGTACGGGCCGGTTCCGGATCGGCGGCGACCAGCCGGTCCTCGACGCGGACGGACGCAGCCGCATCTCCATGGAGGACGCCGCCGTCGCACTCGTCGAAGAGGCGGAGCTGCCGCGTTTCGTCCAACGCCGCTTCACCATCGGCTACTGA
- a CDS encoding TetR/AcrR family transcriptional regulator, producing the protein MGSVGNTKGRRERLRAETTAEIKKVALELMASGGPDAITLRAIAREMGMTANAIYGYFATRDDLVTTLIRNVYTSLADTVDAAWDAAPALDPAARIQAWARAFRNWALANPEGFRLIYGDPVPGYRPPEGGAAPEAAHRVCTGITALAAAAWPYAEPRYADSDFAWSDFDPGLLDKVRPAFPELPPAAVALALRIWSHLHGLVSLEIYGHLQTQALSPEKLFREELDQLVRSLGITPQR; encoded by the coding sequence ATGGGAAGCGTGGGAAACACCAAGGGGCGCCGCGAGCGACTGAGGGCCGAGACGACCGCCGAAATCAAGAAGGTCGCACTGGAGTTGATGGCCTCGGGTGGGCCTGACGCGATCACGCTGCGGGCCATCGCACGCGAGATGGGGATGACGGCCAACGCCATCTACGGCTACTTCGCCACCCGCGACGACCTGGTCACCACGCTGATCAGGAACGTCTACACCTCACTGGCCGACACCGTGGACGCCGCCTGGGACGCCGCCCCCGCCCTGGACCCGGCCGCCCGCATCCAGGCATGGGCCCGCGCCTTCAGGAACTGGGCGCTGGCCAACCCCGAGGGCTTCCGCCTCATCTACGGCGACCCCGTCCCCGGCTACCGGCCCCCCGAGGGCGGCGCCGCCCCGGAAGCCGCCCACCGCGTCTGCACCGGCATCACCGCACTCGCCGCCGCCGCCTGGCCGTACGCCGAACCCCGCTACGCGGACAGCGACTTCGCGTGGTCCGACTTCGACCCCGGCCTCCTGGACAAGGTCCGCCCGGCCTTCCCCGAGCTGCCTCCGGCCGCAGTGGCCCTCGCCCTGCGCATCTGGAGCCATCTGCACGGTCTGGTGTCACTGGAGATCTACGGCCATCTGCAGACCCAGGCCCTCAGCCCGGAGAAGCTCTTCCGCGAGGAACTCGACCAGCTCGTCCGGTCCTTGGGCATCACACCGCAGAGGTGA
- a CDS encoding dihydrofolate reductase family protein, with translation MRIVIGEFVSLDGVMQAPGGPDEDTDGGFAHGGWTHPFFDPQVMGGALAEWAADTDGLLFGRRTWQGMAGAWPERAGDPFADHMNSVAKYVVSHTLGEADLTWNNTTRIPGDQALDQIRKLRDTEGRDLVVMGSLSLARTLLTEGLVDELRLMIMPVLLGGGKTIYPPDGALRTLELISTVVSSTGVHVCTYRPVAAG, from the coding sequence ATGCGCATAGTGATAGGTGAATTCGTCAGCCTGGACGGCGTCATGCAGGCCCCTGGCGGCCCCGACGAGGACACCGACGGAGGGTTCGCCCACGGCGGCTGGACGCACCCGTTCTTCGACCCGCAGGTGATGGGTGGTGCCCTCGCCGAGTGGGCCGCCGACACCGACGGGCTGCTCTTCGGACGCCGCACGTGGCAGGGCATGGCCGGGGCGTGGCCCGAGCGGGCCGGTGACCCCTTCGCCGACCACATGAACTCGGTAGCCAAGTACGTCGTCTCCCACACCCTGGGTGAAGCCGACCTGACCTGGAACAACACGACCCGCATACCGGGCGACCAGGCACTCGACCAGATCCGGAAGCTGCGTGACACCGAGGGCCGGGACCTGGTGGTGATGGGCAGCCTGTCGCTCGCCCGCACCCTCCTGACCGAAGGGCTGGTCGACGAACTGCGGCTCATGATCATGCCGGTGCTGCTCGGCGGCGGAAAGACGATCTACCCGCCCGACGGTGCGCTGCGCACGCTTGAGCTGATCTCGACCGTGGTCAGCAGCACGGGCGTGCACGTGTGCACCTACCGACCGGTGGCCGCGGGCTAG
- a CDS encoding DUF998 domain-containing protein, producing MTTSTHIPQATATTTAAAAADQARPAARRGSVGTRRLLACAAVAGPLWVAVSVAQVLTREGFEPTRHALSQLATGSLGWLQITNFVIAGILATVGAAGLRRVMQGTAGGVAVPRLVRVVGVGMVAAGLLTMDPADAFPVGTPAGIPQSMSWHAYGHMAAGSITFASLIAAGYLFGRHFSRLGNRRLAVVSRVAATVMLAGDAWSMSGGKAGALTMAIGTSVMFTLLAYVAVHYRRTV from the coding sequence GTGACCACCAGCACCCACATCCCGCAGGCCACAGCCACCACCACAGCGGCAGCCGCCGCCGACCAGGCTCGCCCCGCTGCCCGGCGCGGCTCGGTCGGCACCCGTCGGCTGCTCGCCTGCGCTGCCGTCGCCGGTCCCCTGTGGGTGGCCGTGTCGGTCGCCCAGGTACTCACCCGCGAGGGATTCGAGCCGACCCGGCACGCGCTCAGCCAACTGGCCACCGGATCGCTCGGCTGGCTGCAGATCACCAACTTCGTGATCGCCGGGATCCTGGCCACGGTGGGCGCGGCCGGACTGCGCCGGGTCATGCAGGGGACGGCCGGTGGTGTCGCGGTGCCCCGGCTGGTCCGGGTGGTCGGGGTCGGCATGGTCGCTGCCGGGCTGCTGACGATGGACCCGGCGGACGCCTTCCCGGTGGGCACGCCGGCGGGCATCCCGCAGTCGATGAGCTGGCACGCGTACGGACACATGGCCGCCGGGTCGATCACCTTCGCCTCGCTGATCGCCGCGGGCTACCTGTTCGGCCGGCATTTCTCCCGGCTGGGGAACCGGCGGCTCGCGGTGGTCTCCCGTGTCGCCGCCACGGTGATGCTGGCCGGTGACGCGTGGTCGATGAGCGGCGGCAAGGCGGGCGCGCTGACCATGGCCATCGGCACGAGCGTCATGTTCACGCTGCTCGCGTACGTGGCAGTCCACTACCGGCGCACTGTCTGA
- a CDS encoding YciI family protein, whose translation MRYLMTTKASETAKAPDEKLFAEMGAFIEELSAAGALLATGGLEPGGVRLVSEGGDITVTDGPFAESKEAVVGFALIEVRSKEEAVELGRRFRKIVGDGESVIQQVFGP comes from the coding sequence ATGCGCTACCTGATGACGACCAAGGCATCGGAGACGGCGAAGGCCCCCGACGAGAAGCTCTTCGCCGAGATGGGCGCCTTCATCGAGGAACTGAGCGCCGCAGGTGCGCTGCTGGCCACCGGCGGGCTCGAACCGGGCGGTGTCCGGCTGGTCTCCGAGGGCGGCGACATCACCGTCACGGACGGCCCGTTCGCCGAGTCCAAGGAAGCCGTCGTCGGCTTCGCCCTCATCGAGGTCCGCTCCAAGGAGGAGGCGGTGGAACTGGGCCGCCGGTTCCGGAAGATCGTCGGTGACGGCGAGAGCGTGATCCAGCAGGTCTTCGGTCCGTGA
- a CDS encoding sigma-70 family RNA polymerase sigma factor yields MTDVHRTVDAIWKMESARIVAALTRMVRDVGVAEELAQDALVAALERWPESGIPDNPGAWLTTVAKRRAVDHIRRDRRSAEHGETLAHELAERQRLDGDGDGGVDHDLESAGSAGSADPTEPASEQDDVLRLMFVSCHSVLPTQARVALTLRLLGGLTASEIARAFLTAEPLIARRIATAKRTLAEERVPFEIPDGAELTERLASVLEVVYLIFNEGYSATSGDDLMRPGLCLEALRLGRLLARSVPDEAEVHGLVALMEVQASRTAARTGPAGEPVPLHLQNRGRWDPLLIRRGFAAMLRARAAGTPGQPGPYVLQAAIAVCHAQARTAEETDWARICGLYAALARLLPTAVVRLNQAVAVGMADGPAAGLALVDTLTSDPSLRDYHLLPGVRGDLLLRLGRGEEARREFERAALLTRNAAERAYLTRRAEAIPAGDTSTPTFGEAIDAFLAQDRLAPATARSYGQTLWRLRLALGVGMPLTSLTADQVSGAFRLSWGGVAASTWNRHRAAVRAFGAWAHTPALDAAIPQRTPRRHRAPAPVPAPVPPGTAWPGEVEASLRERTLWTLLHESGSTVTALLALNVQDLDLPERRARRADRRPDRPGGWITWRSKTAALLSELLDGRTQGPVFLTDRRPGPARTGILGAADVCPQTGRGRLSYERAEFLCKSATGLALRQLRDWDGDQGGDGTEP; encoded by the coding sequence GTGACGGACGTCCACCGCACGGTCGACGCGATCTGGAAGATGGAGTCGGCCCGTATCGTCGCCGCGCTCACCCGCATGGTGCGCGACGTCGGCGTGGCCGAGGAGTTGGCACAGGACGCGCTGGTCGCGGCGCTGGAACGGTGGCCCGAGTCGGGAATCCCGGACAATCCGGGGGCCTGGCTCACCACCGTCGCCAAGCGCCGCGCCGTCGACCACATCCGCCGCGACCGGCGCTCGGCCGAGCACGGCGAGACGCTCGCGCACGAACTGGCCGAGCGGCAGCGGCTCGACGGTGACGGTGACGGCGGCGTCGACCACGATCTTGAGTCCGCCGGGTCCGCCGGGTCCGCAGATCCCACCGAGCCCGCCTCCGAGCAGGACGACGTCCTACGGCTGATGTTCGTCTCCTGCCACTCGGTCCTACCGACCCAGGCACGCGTCGCCCTGACCCTGCGGCTGCTCGGCGGACTCACCGCGTCCGAGATCGCCCGCGCGTTCCTCACCGCCGAGCCGCTGATCGCCCGCCGCATCGCCACGGCGAAACGCACTCTCGCCGAGGAGCGGGTGCCGTTCGAAATCCCGGACGGCGCCGAGCTGACCGAACGCCTCGCCTCCGTCCTGGAGGTCGTCTACCTCATCTTCAACGAGGGTTACTCGGCGACCTCGGGCGACGACCTGATGCGGCCCGGCCTGTGCCTGGAGGCGCTGCGGCTGGGACGCCTGCTCGCCCGGTCAGTACCCGACGAGGCGGAAGTACACGGCCTGGTGGCGCTCATGGAGGTGCAGGCATCCCGTACGGCGGCCCGCACCGGCCCCGCCGGCGAACCGGTCCCGTTGCACCTGCAGAACCGGGGACGCTGGGACCCCCTGCTCATCCGTCGCGGCTTCGCGGCGATGCTGCGGGCGCGCGCCGCCGGTACGCCCGGCCAGCCGGGCCCCTACGTACTGCAAGCCGCGATCGCCGTCTGCCACGCCCAGGCGCGCACCGCCGAGGAGACCGACTGGGCACGGATCTGCGGACTGTACGCCGCCCTCGCCCGCCTCCTGCCCACCGCCGTGGTGCGGCTCAACCAGGCGGTCGCGGTGGGCATGGCGGACGGCCCCGCAGCCGGCCTCGCCCTCGTCGACACGCTCACCTCGGACCCCTCGCTCCGCGACTACCACCTGCTCCCCGGCGTACGCGGCGATCTGCTGCTGCGCCTGGGGCGCGGCGAAGAGGCCCGCCGCGAGTTCGAGCGCGCGGCGCTGCTGACCCGCAACGCCGCCGAACGCGCGTACCTGACGCGTCGTGCCGAGGCGATCCCGGCCGGGGACACGTCCACGCCGACGTTCGGAGAGGCCATCGACGCGTTCCTGGCCCAGGACCGGCTCGCACCGGCGACGGCCCGCTCCTACGGACAGACCTTGTGGCGGCTGCGGCTGGCTCTGGGAGTGGGGATGCCGCTCACCTCGCTGACAGCCGATCAGGTCTCCGGTGCCTTCCGCCTCTCGTGGGGCGGCGTGGCGGCGTCCACCTGGAACCGGCACCGCGCCGCCGTACGGGCGTTCGGGGCGTGGGCGCACACCCCGGCCCTCGACGCGGCCATCCCCCAGCGGACGCCCCGGCGTCACCGCGCACCGGCGCCCGTGCCCGCACCGGTCCCGCCGGGAACCGCGTGGCCGGGAGAGGTGGAAGCCTCGTTGCGGGAGCGCACCCTGTGGACGCTGCTGCACGAGTCGGGCTCGACCGTCACGGCCCTGCTGGCCCTCAACGTCCAGGACCTGGACCTGCCGGAGCGACGAGCGCGCCGCGCGGACCGGCGGCCGGACCGGCCCGGCGGGTGGATCACCTGGCGATCGAAAACGGCCGCGCTCCTGTCCGAACTCCTGGACGGCCGGACCCAGGGCCCGGTGTTCCTCACCGACCGACGCCCTGGCCCGGCGCGGACGGGCATTCTGGGTGCGGCCGACGTCTGCCCGCAGACCGGCCGAGGGCGGCTGTCCTACGAGCGCGCCGAGTTCCTGTGCAAGTCGGCAACCGGCCTCGCGCTGCGCCAACTGCGGGACTGGGACGGGGACCAGGGCGGGGACGGCACCGAACCCTGA
- a CDS encoding MMPL family transporter has protein sequence MSTSVRSARWLVPLVLLIAWLGIGGVLGPYAGKLGQVATIDQAAFLPQDAESTRAIEAQKAFRQDETLPAIVVWTQQGGGKGKLTPEQQGAATRALASLNGSPGLVGRASPALPSKDGEALQGVVQLRPDLGEGLVPTLDRVRKAAGEVPGAQAQLAGPAASQADLKDAFAGIDGLLLGVALAAVLLILLLVYRSVLLPFVIIVGAVFALGLASAVVYVLADHGVVRVDGQVQGILSILVIGAATDYALLLTARFREELAGGGDRFTAVRVAWRQSVGPVTASAGTVALGLLALLLSDLTNNRALGPVGAIGIVCAVLSALTFLPAALALLGRAAYWPARPKPAGGKGGSSGLWQRVAALVDRAPRRVWALCLAGLLVCAAFAPMLTSRGVPLDEIFVNDAPSVAAQRTLGAHFPGGSGNPAVIITGAGQAEAVRAAAEDTEGVAEAAPVTASGRPGGGAPLVVDGRVRIDATFEDAADSDAAKEAVAALREAVHGLPGAQDTLVGGYTAQQYDIQQTAAHDRVLIVPVVLAIILVILALLLRSLLMPLLLVATVALNFLATLGVSALVFRHVFGMSGTDASVPLYGFVFLVALGVDYNIFLMSRVREESLVHGVREGVRRGLTATGGVITSAGVVLAATFAALGVIPLAFLLQIAFIVAFGVLLDTLVVRSLLVPALVRDIGPTAWWPGRLSKQPAVGADGHNG, from the coding sequence ATGTCCACCTCCGTCCGTTCCGCCCGCTGGCTGGTTCCGCTGGTCCTGCTGATCGCCTGGCTGGGCATCGGCGGTGTCCTCGGCCCGTACGCCGGGAAGCTCGGCCAGGTCGCGACCATCGACCAGGCGGCGTTCCTTCCGCAGGACGCGGAATCGACCCGGGCTATTGAGGCCCAGAAGGCGTTCCGTCAGGACGAGACGCTGCCGGCGATCGTCGTGTGGACCCAACAGGGCGGCGGCAAAGGGAAGTTGACCCCGGAGCAGCAGGGAGCCGCCACCCGTGCGCTGGCCTCGCTCAACGGTTCCCCCGGCCTCGTCGGCCGGGCCTCGCCCGCACTGCCGTCGAAGGACGGCGAGGCACTCCAGGGCGTTGTGCAACTGCGCCCGGACCTCGGTGAGGGACTCGTCCCCACGCTCGATCGTGTCAGGAAGGCGGCGGGTGAAGTTCCGGGCGCACAGGCCCAGTTGGCCGGCCCCGCCGCGAGTCAGGCGGACCTGAAGGACGCCTTCGCCGGGATCGACGGGCTGCTGCTCGGGGTCGCGCTGGCGGCCGTCCTGCTGATCCTGCTGCTGGTGTACCGCAGCGTGCTGCTGCCGTTCGTCATCATCGTCGGCGCGGTCTTCGCGCTCGGTCTGGCGAGCGCCGTGGTGTACGTCCTCGCGGACCACGGCGTGGTGCGGGTGGACGGGCAGGTGCAGGGCATCCTGTCGATCCTCGTGATCGGTGCGGCGACCGACTACGCCCTGCTGCTCACTGCCCGCTTCCGCGAAGAACTCGCGGGCGGAGGCGACCGGTTCACCGCCGTGCGGGTGGCCTGGCGGCAGTCGGTGGGGCCGGTGACGGCCAGTGCGGGGACCGTGGCGCTGGGCCTGCTCGCACTGCTGCTCAGCGACCTCACCAACAACCGCGCGCTGGGGCCGGTCGGGGCGATCGGCATCGTGTGCGCGGTCCTGAGCGCGCTGACCTTCCTGCCCGCCGCGCTGGCGCTGCTCGGCCGGGCCGCGTACTGGCCCGCCCGGCCCAAGCCCGCGGGCGGCAAGGGCGGGAGCTCGGGTCTGTGGCAGCGGGTGGCGGCGCTGGTGGACCGGGCTCCGCGCCGGGTCTGGGCCCTCTGCCTGGCCGGGCTGCTGGTCTGCGCGGCGTTCGCGCCGATGCTGACCTCGCGGGGCGTGCCGCTCGACGAGATCTTCGTGAACGACGCCCCTTCGGTCGCCGCCCAGCGCACCCTGGGCGCGCACTTCCCCGGGGGGTCCGGCAACCCGGCCGTGATCATCACGGGTGCCGGGCAGGCCGAGGCCGTGCGGGCCGCCGCCGAGGACACCGAGGGCGTCGCCGAGGCCGCCCCCGTGACCGCCTCCGGCCGACCCGGCGGCGGTGCGCCGTTGGTCGTGGACGGCCGGGTACGCATCGATGCCACCTTCGAGGACGCGGCCGACAGCGACGCCGCGAAGGAGGCGGTAGCCGCCCTGCGGGAGGCCGTGCACGGCCTCCCGGGGGCGCAGGACACGCTCGTCGGGGGATACACGGCGCAGCAGTACGACATCCAGCAGACCGCCGCCCACGACCGCGTCCTGATCGTGCCGGTCGTCCTCGCGATCATCCTCGTCATCCTGGCACTCCTGCTGCGCTCGCTGCTGATGCCGCTGCTCCTGGTCGCCACGGTCGCCCTCAACTTCCTGGCGACACTGGGGGTTTCGGCCCTGGTGTTCCGTCACGTCTTCGGGATGAGCGGCACGGACGCGTCCGTGCCGCTGTACGGTTTCGTGTTCCTGGTGGCCCTGGGCGTGGACTACAACATCTTCCTGATGTCCCGGGTCCGGGAGGAGTCCCTCGTGCACGGCGTCCGCGAGGGCGTCCGCAGGGGCCTCACCGCGACCGGCGGGGTCATCACCTCGGCGGGTGTCGTGCTGGCGGCGACGTTCGCGGCGCTCGGGGTGATCCCGCTGGCGTTCCTGCTGCAGATCGCGTTCATCGTCGCCTTCGGCGTACTGCTCGACACTCTGGTCGTACGGTCCCTGCTCGTACCGGCGCTGGTGCGGGACATCGGGCCTACGGCGTGGTGGCCGGGCCGCCTCAGCAAGCAACCGGCGGTGGGCGCCGACGGCCACAACGGTTGA
- a CDS encoding MarR family winged helix-turn-helix transcriptional regulator produces MRPSVGPGGPASLLAFAVQLRRMNGEINRLVHGFAARQGLHATDVQALAAILDSETPLTPGLLRDHLGLTSGAVTACLDRLESAGHIRRSRESSDRRVVHVHYEPSARAVARSHFLPLAEATENTRSRFDEDELALVLRFLTDLNAELGEVRAPRR; encoded by the coding sequence GTGCGCCCCTCCGTCGGCCCCGGGGGACCCGCGAGCCTCCTGGCGTTCGCCGTACAACTGCGCCGCATGAACGGTGAGATCAACCGGCTCGTCCACGGCTTCGCCGCCCGGCAGGGCCTGCACGCGACGGACGTCCAGGCGCTGGCCGCGATCCTGGACTCCGAGACCCCGCTCACTCCGGGCCTGCTCCGGGATCACCTGGGGCTGACCTCGGGCGCGGTGACCGCGTGCCTGGACCGGCTGGAGAGCGCCGGACACATCCGGCGCTCGCGGGAGAGCTCGGACCGCCGGGTGGTGCACGTGCACTACGAACCGAGCGCCCGGGCGGTGGCCCGCAGCCACTTCCTGCCGCTCGCCGAGGCCACCGAGAACACCCGGTCCCGCTTCGACGAGGACGAACTGGCCCTCGTCCTGCGCTTCCTGACGGACCTCAACGCCGAACTGGGCGAAGTGCGCGCGCCGCGCCGCTGA
- a CDS encoding maleylpyruvate isomerase family mycothiol-dependent enzyme codes for MTPTEHRKAVAAESAALVALTRHADLAAPVPGCPGWTLLDLVRHTGSVQRWFAALLRRGAQTPPASREVELRLPEHADGYPDWLARSAEEAAAAFATVDPDAPMWAWGADGHARFWIRRMLFETLVHRTDAELALGKRPVIDPALATDGVDEFLVNLPFAASFAPGTTQLRGADETLLFRTTDTGTDWVVRLRPEGFGLDPQSPAAAPGGSADATVAGTAADLLLLVYGRLRYDTDAFTASGNEELLKRWFAHSAF; via the coding sequence ATGACACCCACCGAACACCGCAAGGCCGTGGCCGCCGAGAGCGCCGCCCTCGTCGCGCTCACCCGGCACGCGGACCTGGCGGCGCCGGTGCCCGGCTGCCCCGGCTGGACCCTGCTCGACCTGGTCAGGCACACCGGAAGCGTGCAGCGCTGGTTCGCCGCCCTGCTCCGCCGCGGCGCCCAGACCCCGCCCGCGAGCCGCGAGGTGGAACTGCGGCTGCCGGAGCACGCCGACGGCTACCCCGACTGGCTGGCCCGGAGCGCGGAGGAGGCCGCCGCGGCCTTCGCCACCGTCGACCCGGACGCCCCGATGTGGGCGTGGGGCGCCGACGGGCACGCCAGGTTCTGGATCCGCCGGATGCTCTTCGAGACCCTGGTGCACCGGACCGACGCCGAACTCGCCCTCGGGAAGCGGCCCGTGATCGACCCCGCCCTGGCGACCGACGGCGTGGACGAGTTCCTGGTCAACCTCCCCTTCGCGGCCTCCTTCGCACCCGGGACCACCCAGCTGCGGGGCGCCGACGAGACCCTTCTCTTCCGTACCACGGACACGGGAACCGACTGGGTGGTGCGCCTGCGCCCCGAAGGCTTCGGCCTCGACCCGCAGAGCCCTGCGGCAGCTCCGGGAGGTTCCGCCGACGCCACCGTGGCGGGCACCGCCGCCGATCTCCTGCTGCTCGTGTACGGCAGGCTGCGCTACGACACGGACGCCTTCACGGCGTCGGGGAACGAAGAGCTGCTGAAGCGGTGGTTCGCCCACTCCGCCTTCTAG
- a CDS encoding MarR family winged helix-turn-helix transcriptional regulator has translation MPARDERADRTDGLDGDVRAEDFLRLDHQICFSLHAATRALNGVYRTVLKDLDLTYPQYLVMLVLWEDRELPVKKIGERLRLDSGTLSPLLKRLEAAGHVERRRSPDDERSVTVRPTAQGVALRARALAVPRAIASSTGLTLDEVRELRARLNALTAALDGTDPTTSAASCAVDAKEEA, from the coding sequence ATGCCTGCACGGGACGAGAGGGCCGACCGGACCGACGGACTCGACGGCGACGTGCGGGCCGAGGACTTCCTGCGCCTCGACCACCAGATCTGCTTCTCGCTGCACGCGGCCACCCGCGCCCTGAACGGCGTCTACCGCACGGTGCTCAAGGACCTCGACCTCACCTACCCGCAGTACCTGGTGATGCTGGTGCTCTGGGAGGACCGTGAACTCCCGGTCAAGAAGATCGGCGAACGCCTGCGGCTGGACTCGGGCACCCTCTCCCCCCTGCTCAAGCGCCTGGAGGCGGCGGGCCACGTGGAGCGCCGCCGCAGTCCCGACGACGAGCGCTCCGTCACCGTCAGGCCCACCGCCCAGGGCGTCGCCCTTCGCGCGCGGGCCCTGGCCGTACCCCGCGCCATCGCCTCGTCCACCGGTCTCACCCTGGACGAGGTCAGAGAGCTGCGCGCCCGGCTGAACGCCCTGACGGCAGCCCTGGACGGCACCGACCCCACCACGTCCGCCGCGAGCTGCGCGGTGGACGCGAAAGAAGAGGCGTAA
- a CDS encoding organic hydroperoxide resistance protein yields MDALYTAVATANGREGRAVSSDGQIDLPLGFPVALGGNGRGTNPEQLFAAGYAACFASAMGSIARQEKLDVADVSVTAEVSIGKDTDGGFGLAVVMRVELPEHLEGETGRTLLEKTHAYCPYSKATRGNIPVELVIE; encoded by the coding sequence ATGGACGCGCTGTACACCGCTGTCGCCACCGCCAACGGCCGCGAGGGCCGTGCCGTCAGCTCCGACGGCCAGATCGACCTGCCGCTCGGCTTCCCCGTCGCCCTCGGCGGCAATGGCCGTGGCACCAACCCCGAGCAGCTCTTCGCCGCCGGATACGCCGCCTGTTTCGCCAGCGCGATGGGTTCCATCGCCCGTCAGGAGAAGCTCGACGTCGCGGACGTGTCGGTGACCGCCGAGGTCAGCATCGGCAAGGACACCGACGGCGGCTTCGGGCTCGCCGTGGTCATGCGGGTCGAGCTGCCCGAGCACCTGGAGGGTGAGACGGGCCGCACGCTCCTGGAGAAGACCCACGCGTACTGCCCCTACTCCAAGGCCACCCGCGGCAACATCCCCGTCGAGCTCGTCATCGAGTAG